A genomic window from Silene latifolia isolate original U9 population chromosome 11, ASM4854445v1, whole genome shotgun sequence includes:
- the LOC141613780 gene encoding uncharacterized protein LOC141613780, whose amino-acid sequence MLSWVNQVHIKGRNWHDYLPPADVAWSWKNVCKVKELVKDAYVEDQWAPESHGFTIRNCYEWLRHRAAPQNWAPAVWNTWNVPKHSFITWISMNNGLNTRAKLASFGYCQEQLCCICESSVENQEHLFFQCEYSQRVLQEVKKWCGFRIDVTMAGLAITGNSIKGLKEQVHCQLWTSCHYHVWLERNSARVNAVVTPPIKLAERIIAEAKTRILSKIGNSICVQDRIWLRKWGCMVT is encoded by the exons atgttatc ATGGGTAAACCAGGTTCATATCAAGGGAAGGAATTGGCATGACTATCTTCCTCCTGCTGATGTAGCTTGGTCTTGGAAAAATGTCTGCAAAGTTAAAGAACTGGTCAAGGATGCTTATGTAGAGGATCAATGGGCTCCTGAGAGTCATGGCTTCACTATCAGGAACTGCTATGAATGGCTAAGACATAGAGCTGCTCCTCAGAATTGGGCACCTGCTGTTTGGAACACATGGAATGTCCCTAAACACTCCTTTATCACTTGGATATCCATGAACAATGGTCTTAATACTCGAGCTAAACTTGCATCTTTTGGTTACTGTCAGGAACAACTCTGTTGTATCTGTGAGAGTTCAGTTGAAAATCAAGAACATCTCTTCTTCCAGTGTGAGTACAGTCAAAGAGTCTTGCAGGAAGTTAAAAAGTGGTGTGGCTTTCGTATTGATGTTACTATGGCAGGCTTGGCAATCACTGGCAATAGCATAAAGGGTCTGAAGGAACAGGTGCACTGCCAGCTCTGGACTTCCTGTCATTATCATGTCTGGTTGGAAAGGAATAGTGCAAGGGTGAATGCAGTTGTCACTCCTCCCATCAAGCTGGCTGAAAGAATAATCGCTGAAGCTAAGACAAGAATTCTGAGTAAGATAGGCAATTCCATATGTGTTCAGGatagaatttggttgagaaaatggGGTTGTATGGTAACATGA